The following are encoded together in the Adhaeribacter arboris genome:
- a CDS encoding nucleotidyltransferase family protein: MNVVEQNINSILELCQLHKVDRLSVFGSILSDKFHAESDIDFLVKFGNVALYSYFDNYMEFKESLENLLQRSVDLVEEQTIKNPILKKSIDRNKKLIYGREDRKVAA; encoded by the coding sequence ATGAACGTAGTGGAACAAAATATAAATTCGATTTTAGAGCTATGCCAGCTTCATAAAGTTGACAGGCTATCTGTTTTTGGCTCCATTCTATCAGATAAATTTCATGCAGAAAGTGATATAGATTTCTTGGTTAAATTTGGAAACGTTGCTCTTTACTCTTATTTCGACAATTACATGGAGTTCAAGGAATCGTTGGAAAATCTATTGCAGCGATCTGTGGACTTAGTAGAAGAGCAGACCATTAAGAATCCTATCCTAAAGAAGTCAATCGATAGAAACAAAAAATTAATCTATGGACGAGAGGATAGAAAAGTGGCTGCTTGA
- a CDS encoding DUF4288 domain-containing protein, which produces MKPVEKIINKGNWFIAEIIERTEPADTDKTKPNRRCTVWGNYHLVKADSLEEAYDKAEKLGADYNYTFKNDQGVEMEISFVGIGDFLPLYEDLEDGAEILWTDYGQISAKSADKFIKPKEEWIEAASKVKKKE; this is translated from the coding sequence ATGAAACCAGTGGAAAAGATAATCAACAAAGGCAATTGGTTCATAGCTGAGATAATCGAAAGGACAGAGCCAGCCGATACAGACAAAACTAAGCCGAATAGAAGATGCACTGTGTGGGGCAACTACCACCTCGTGAAAGCGGATTCCCTAGAAGAAGCATACGACAAGGCAGAAAAGCTGGGAGCCGACTACAACTATACCTTCAAGAATGACCAAGGAGTAGAAATGGAAATTTCCTTTGTTGGAATCGGTGATTTTCTCCCGCTTTACGAGGACTTAGAAGACGGCGCAGAAATACTCTGGACAGACTATGGTCAAATTAGCGCAAAGAGTGCCGACAAATTCATAAAGCCAAAAGAAGAATGGATTGAGGCTGCAAGCAAAGTGAAGAAGAAAGAATAG
- a CDS encoding type II toxin-antitoxin system HigB family toxin, with protein sequence MRVIAKRTLRDFWEKHADSEQQLKSWYNEAEQADWKSPNDIKKDYPSASILEDHRMVFNIKGNNYRLIVRINYKYGIVWIRFVGTHAEYDKVDATKI encoded by the coding sequence GTGAGAGTAATTGCAAAACGGACCCTGCGGGATTTCTGGGAAAAGCATGCCGATAGCGAACAGCAATTAAAATCCTGGTACAATGAAGCGGAGCAAGCAGACTGGAAGTCCCCGAACGACATAAAGAAGGATTATCCTTCTGCAAGCATCTTGGAGGACCATAGGATGGTCTTCAATATAAAGGGAAATAATTACAGGTTAATTGTAAGAATCAACTACAAGTACGGAATTGTATGGATTCGCTTCGTAGGCACCCACGCAGAATACGATAAAGTTGACGCAACTAAAATCTAA
- a CDS encoding helix-turn-helix domain-containing protein encodes MNIKLIKTEGDYQLALQRLEVIFDAEPDTHEGDELEVLSFLIDSYEKEHFPIEAPDPIEAVKFRMEQLGIKQKDLAEVLGFKSRVSEVLNRKRKLTLEMIRNLHKTLNIPTNVLIQEY; translated from the coding sequence ATGAATATTAAATTAATAAAAACAGAGGGAGATTACCAACTGGCCCTTCAGAGGCTGGAAGTGATATTTGATGCAGAGCCTGATACACACGAAGGCGATGAATTGGAGGTGCTTTCTTTCCTGATTGATTCCTATGAGAAGGAACACTTCCCAATAGAGGCACCAGACCCGATTGAGGCGGTGAAGTTCAGAATGGAACAACTTGGAATAAAGCAGAAAGACTTGGCCGAAGTTCTAGGTTTCAAGAGTAGGGTAAGCGAAGTGTTGAACAGGAAAAGAAAACTCACATTGGAAATGATAAGGAACCTGCATAAAACCTTAAATATTCCGACGAATGTGCTTATTCAGGAATACTAA
- a CDS encoding HepT-like ribonuclease domain-containing protein encodes MDERIEKWLLDILSAIDEIEHYFDTYPKSFHSFQSNIILRRAIERNLEIIGEAMNRILVREPDFPIGNARRIVGLRNQIIHAYDNISDENIWAIIINHLPKLKAEVHKLTK; translated from the coding sequence ATGGACGAGAGGATAGAAAAGTGGCTGCTTGATATACTATCGGCTATAGACGAAATAGAACATTATTTTGATACTTATCCTAAATCCTTTCATTCGTTCCAGTCCAACATCATCCTTCGCCGGGCAATAGAAAGAAACTTGGAGATTATTGGGGAAGCGATGAACCGCATTCTGGTAAGAGAACCTGATTTTCCGATTGGAAATGCAAGAAGAATAGTAGGTCTAAGAAATCAAATAATCCACGCTTATGATAATATTTCAGATGAGAATATCTGGGCTATTATCATCAACCATTTACCAAAGCTGAAAGCAGAAGTACACAAACTGACTAAATAA
- a CDS encoding NADAR family protein: protein MNYSIEWLKRNLEEGKRFKYLYFWGHQSNKKEITASCFSQWWVAPFTVDNVVYKTAEHWMMAQKAHLFGDSDAFDKIVKARTPGEAKAIGREVKNFDDSVWEEQRFEIVVNGSLQKFGQHQDLQEFLINTKDRILVEASPVDNIWGIGLSVDDKKAENPEHWEGLNLLGFALMETRDILNNNLKQLPPNHV, encoded by the coding sequence ATGAATTACAGTATTGAATGGCTTAAAAGAAACTTGGAAGAAGGAAAAAGATTTAAATATCTCTACTTCTGGGGTCACCAGTCAAATAAAAAAGAAATTACAGCCTCTTGTTTTAGCCAGTGGTGGGTTGCCCCTTTTACGGTTGATAATGTAGTTTATAAAACCGCAGAGCATTGGATGATGGCTCAGAAAGCACACCTGTTTGGTGACAGTGATGCTTTTGATAAAATAGTAAAAGCAAGAACACCTGGTGAAGCCAAAGCCATCGGACGTGAGGTCAAAAACTTCGATGATTCTGTTTGGGAAGAACAACGCTTTGAAATTGTGGTCAATGGAAGCCTCCAAAAATTCGGACAGCATCAAGACTTGCAAGAATTCTTAATAAATACTAAAGATAGAATACTTGTAGAGGCAAGTCCTGTTGATAATATCTGGGGAATTGGGTTATCAGTCGACGACAAAAAAGCCGAAAATCCCGAACATTGGGAAGGTCTTAATCTATTAGGATTCGCTCTGATGGAGACAAGGGATATTCTGAACAATAACTTAAAACAACTGCCCCCTAACCACGTGTAA
- a CDS encoding D-2-hydroxyacid dehydrogenase, with translation MKIAFLDTKTMGDIPNLKDLEKFGKVNYYATTNPSETLGRCLDQDIVILNKVELDRSIIEKCAQLKLICVAATGTNNIDVTAAQEKGIRVKNVVDYSTNSVAQLTFAILLQLIHNVPYFNNYVKLSKYSRNDIFTHLGPSFSEIAGKRFGIIGLGNIGRQVAKIAVAFGAEVVYYSTSGKNSNPEYPRLELPEFLATCDIISIHAPLNEHTRNLIAYPQLRQMKPTALLINAGRGGIVQEADLTQALNEDLIAGAGLDVFEKEPIQADNPLLKITNPQKLVLTPHVAWSSREARTLLMEKVIQNIEQFLEGEAGT, from the coding sequence ATGAAAATTGCTTTTTTAGATACTAAAACCATGGGGGATATTCCGAATCTGAAAGATTTGGAAAAATTTGGCAAAGTAAATTATTACGCAACTACCAACCCATCCGAAACGCTGGGCCGTTGCCTCGACCAGGATATTGTTATCTTGAACAAAGTAGAACTGGACCGGTCCATTATAGAAAAATGCGCGCAGCTGAAACTTATCTGTGTGGCGGCTACCGGCACGAATAACATAGATGTAACCGCCGCCCAGGAGAAAGGAATCAGGGTAAAAAATGTAGTGGATTATTCTACAAACAGTGTGGCCCAATTAACCTTTGCTATTTTGCTACAATTAATCCATAATGTTCCGTATTTTAATAATTATGTTAAATTGAGTAAGTATTCGCGGAATGATATTTTCACGCACTTAGGACCCTCTTTCTCGGAAATCGCCGGCAAACGTTTTGGTATAATTGGTTTAGGTAACATTGGCCGCCAGGTTGCTAAAATTGCTGTTGCTTTTGGGGCAGAGGTAGTGTATTACTCTACTTCCGGAAAAAATAGTAATCCGGAATACCCGCGTCTGGAATTACCGGAATTTCTGGCAACCTGCGACATTATTTCCATTCATGCGCCTTTAAACGAGCATACCCGCAATCTGATCGCTTACCCACAACTCCGGCAAATGAAGCCAACTGCCCTATTAATAAATGCGGGGAGGGGAGGCATAGTGCAGGAAGCGGATTTAACCCAAGCTTTAAACGAAGACCTGATTGCCGGCGCCGGACTAGATGTTTTTGAAAAGGAACCTATTCAGGCAGATAATCCGCTTTTAAAAATAACTAACCCCCAAAAACTTGTTTTAACTCCCCACGTTGCCTGGTCGAGCCGCGAAGCCCGCACTTTGCTCATGGAAAAAGTAATTCAGAATATAGAGCAATTTTTAGAGGGTGAAGCAGGCACTTAA
- a CDS encoding IS1182 family transposase produces the protein MQGRKVLEDEKALLFSLSAHVPEHNFYRRLKQQLNLDFLYELTQPYYGRCGQQSIDPVVFFKLCLVGYLENIVSDRQLIEHCSLRLDLLYFLDYQIDEPLPWHSTVSRTRQLYPEKLFELLFDRVFRLCVEKGMVAGHRQAIDSAPIKANASMDSLLLKQSPESVKKHLTKVILENEAVVKKSNQNKEGKPEQFLSAPEYQLRKLEKHQDQLKASPKGLGGKHEKARLVSNKTHYSSTDPDARISVKPGKARQLNYYCSLAVDTAKGVISHVQADLADGRDSQYLPAITLRLQRRLLDNELRLKELLADGGYSNGSNYAFLEQRKITGWIPVFGQYKSEIEGFPYDQQADYFTCPTGKILAFKTYDTNAEGGLLKIYRATYQDCKHCPLKSSCVPKSQCRQITRTAYDSEYRRALERQQSRKGKRMKRVRQSTVEPVFGSLIHYYGLRKIGVRGKAGAHKVMLLATTAFNLKKYLKFKPVKAVSQALALQKNQESAFSSYSFAFTKLFFH, from the coding sequence ATGCAAGGCAGAAAGGTTTTGGAAGATGAAAAGGCGTTGCTTTTTTCGCTCTCGGCACATGTACCAGAACACAACTTCTATCGCCGCTTGAAACAGCAGTTGAATTTGGATTTTCTCTACGAGCTTACCCAACCTTACTACGGACGATGTGGTCAGCAGTCGATCGATCCGGTAGTCTTCTTTAAGCTCTGCTTGGTGGGTTACCTGGAGAATATTGTTTCCGACCGCCAACTGATCGAGCACTGTAGCCTCCGACTAGATCTGCTTTACTTTTTAGACTACCAAATAGATGAGCCCTTGCCCTGGCACTCCACGGTTTCTCGTACTCGGCAGCTTTACCCGGAGAAGTTGTTTGAGCTACTGTTTGATAGAGTCTTTCGCTTATGTGTCGAGAAAGGCATGGTAGCCGGTCATCGGCAGGCGATTGACTCCGCCCCCATTAAGGCCAATGCTTCGATGGATAGCCTGCTTTTAAAACAATCACCCGAGTCGGTGAAAAAGCACTTAACGAAGGTTATCCTCGAGAATGAAGCGGTAGTAAAGAAGTCCAACCAGAATAAAGAGGGAAAGCCAGAACAGTTCCTCTCGGCTCCGGAGTACCAGTTAAGAAAACTGGAAAAGCACCAAGATCAGCTGAAAGCATCTCCCAAAGGCTTAGGCGGTAAGCACGAGAAGGCCCGCCTGGTCAGCAATAAAACGCACTACAGTTCCACCGATCCGGATGCCCGCATATCGGTCAAACCGGGCAAAGCCAGACAACTTAACTATTATTGCAGCCTGGCGGTGGATACAGCCAAAGGCGTTATCAGCCATGTTCAAGCGGATTTGGCTGATGGGCGGGACAGCCAATATTTGCCGGCTATCACGCTGAGATTGCAGCGACGGCTACTAGATAATGAACTACGTCTAAAGGAACTGCTAGCGGATGGTGGCTATTCTAACGGTAGCAACTACGCCTTTTTAGAGCAAAGAAAGATAACGGGCTGGATACCCGTATTTGGCCAGTACAAGTCCGAGATAGAAGGTTTTCCTTATGACCAACAAGCTGACTATTTCACCTGTCCGACCGGGAAGATACTCGCCTTTAAGACCTATGACACCAATGCGGAGGGAGGTTTGCTAAAAATCTACCGGGCTACCTACCAGGACTGTAAACATTGCCCGCTCAAATCTTCTTGCGTTCCCAAAAGCCAATGCCGCCAAATCACCCGTACTGCATACGATTCGGAATATCGACGAGCATTAGAAAGACAGCAAAGTAGAAAAGGTAAACGGATGAAGCGAGTTCGACAAAGCACGGTAGAGCCGGTCTTCGGCAGCTTAATTCATTACTATGGTCTCCGGAAAATAGGAGTGCGGGGTAAAGCCGGGGCTCACAAGGTGATGCTGCTGGCCACCACTGCTTTTAACTTGAAGAAATATCTGAAGTTTAAACCGGTGAAAGCGGTCAGCCAAGCTTTGGCACTTCAAAAGAATCAAGAATCTGCTTTTAGCAGCTATTCTTTTGCTTTTACTAAGCTGTTTTTCCACTAA
- a CDS encoding IS1 family transposase yields the protein MFEVQIKINCPHCQSSKVVKNGKKKNGSQNLLCRNCQKQFQPIYRYRGADPTTKRLIRRLLERNNGVRDIEKLLEVSRKCVLSNLCRQGNALKIQPTQKHYRSVQIDEVWSFVGKRKKGKYWLLYAYCPQTDEVLAYSCGGRSAKTVRQLLKKLKGVEIEQYCTDHWKAFAQVIPPTKHTIGKAYTKNIEGVNTCIRARNRRFVRKTTCFSKKKENHLASLNLMFDYRNRHKAKHHTL from the coding sequence ATGTTCGAAGTTCAGATCAAAATAAACTGTCCCCACTGCCAGAGCAGCAAGGTAGTAAAAAATGGCAAGAAAAAGAATGGTTCTCAGAACCTTCTATGTCGTAATTGCCAGAAGCAATTTCAGCCAATATATCGCTATAGAGGAGCGGATCCGACTACCAAGCGGTTGATACGGCGTCTTCTGGAAAGAAATAATGGTGTTCGTGACATTGAAAAGTTGCTGGAAGTGAGTAGAAAGTGTGTGCTAAGCAACTTGTGCCGACAGGGGAATGCCCTTAAGATTCAACCAACCCAAAAGCATTATAGATCCGTACAGATCGATGAAGTCTGGAGCTTTGTCGGAAAGCGCAAGAAAGGAAAATACTGGTTGTTGTATGCTTACTGTCCCCAAACAGATGAAGTACTGGCTTATAGTTGTGGCGGCCGAAGCGCTAAAACAGTACGCCAGCTACTCAAAAAGCTAAAAGGAGTGGAAATAGAACAATATTGTACTGATCATTGGAAAGCGTTTGCTCAGGTAATCCCCCCGACAAAGCACACGATAGGAAAAGCTTACACTAAAAACATAGAAGGCGTGAATACTTGCATCAGAGCCAGAAACAGACGGTTCGTCAGAAAAACAACCTGCTTCTCCAAAAAGAAGGAAAACCATTTAGCAAGTCTAAA